The Chthoniobacterales bacterium genomic interval TGCCGCTGGAGTTCACGCCGCCGGCGCGGTTTCGCCAGGCCTTCGAAGTCAATGTCTTCGGCGTCGTCGCGGTGACGCAGGCCTTCCTGCCGCTCGTGCACCGGGGGCGGGGCCGCATCGTGAACATCGGGTCCGTCGGCGGGATGATCACCATTCCCTTTGGGGCCGCGCTCACGGCGTCGAAGCACGCGATCGAGGCGATCAGCGATGCGCTGCGGCTCGAGCTCCACGCGGCGGGAATTTTTGTGACGTGCATCCAGCCGGCCTCGATCGACTCCGGCTCCGCCGAAAAACTGGCTGCGGCCACCGAGTCGACCATCGCCGCCCTGCCGCCCGAGGGCCAGCGGCGCTATGGCTCTCAGCTTCGCAAGTTTACCGAGGCCATGCTGAAATCGGAACAGGAAGGGAGCCCGCCGGAAGTCGTGGCGGAGGCGGTGCTGGCCGTCCTGAGGGCGAAGAAACCGCCGGCGCGCAAGCTGGTCGGCAAGGACGGCCGACTGCTGAAGATGCTTGCCCGCGATGTGCCGGATGCCGCTCGCGATGCGCTGCTGCGGAAGCTTTTCCTCGGGAGCCCGGCTTTTGGCTCCGACCCGGGCTGCTAGCGGCGGGAGCCCGGGCGCGAAGGCTCGATCAGCGCACCCGACGGCCGACTTTTTCGTCCCAGTGGAGCGGCTTGTCGCTCTTCGGCAGCGGGGCGTCGGGCGTGTCGGCGATCGTGACGCCGGATTTCCAGTCGGGCGGGCAGATCGCGATATATCGTGCGTAGCCACCCGTGCCACCGGCAAATTTCGGGTAGCCGATCGCGACGAGC includes:
- a CDS encoding SDR family NAD(P)-dependent oxidoreductase; amino-acid sequence: AEGVDEVVLDVTDAGSIEAARQRISRETGAAGLRAIINNAGVGNVMPLEFTPPARFRQAFEVNVFGVVAVTQAFLPLVHRGRGRIVNIGSVGGMITIPFGAALTASKHAIEAISDALRLELHAAGIFVTCIQPASIDSGSAEKLAAATESTIAALPPEGQRRYGSQLRKFTEAMLKSEQEGSPPEVVAEAVLAVLRAKKPPARKLVGKDGRLLKMLARDVPDAARDALLRKLFLGSPAFGSDPGC